The genomic region AGAAAATGAAATACAAGAAACAGATGATGAAATAATAAAAGATGTAATTATAGATGACATAGTAATTACACAAGAAACTAATAAAGAAAATGAAGCAAAAGAAGAGAGTACTATAAGAGATACATATGATAATACAGCAAGTGAAGAAGAACTAATAGGTGAAAAATATGAAGTAAAGAAAGATTCCTCGGCAGATTATTTACCAAGATTAGAAGTTTATGAAGAAGAGTCTTTTAATTTAAAGCAACAAAGCTTTTTAAATATGCAAGATACTGAAAAACTAGAAAAGAAAACTGATGCAGATTATGAAATTGCATTAGCTCATGAAGATGGTACGTATTCATTTGTTGGTTCTGCAGAAAATTTTGAAGAAGCAATGGATAAGGTAGAAACGATTGAAGAAGAGGTATTAAATGAAGTAGTTGCTGATCCTATGAGTACTGCTTCTAAAAGTTTTAAAGTACAAGCTTTAGGAGAAATTAATAAGTCTTCATATAGTTCAATAGATGTTAATAATGTGATTGCATCTTATGTAAGTTCAGAAGCTAATAATGGAGCGGTACCTGTAATATTAAACTCAACTGGTAACGTTGTGTATTCTACTAAATCAATGGGGAGAATTTTAAAACATATTGATGGGAAAATATATCCATATTTTGATAAGAATACAGATTTATATAGTGATGCTTCATTAACTAAAGTTTTTAACTATATTAATCAAGGTTATGTAGATGATGTACCTATTATTGAAGATAAGGGAACAAGTGCTAAAATATTAGTTTCAGGATATACAGGATGGATTAATAAAAATGAAGGCAGTGGAAATTATGATATGATAGTAGTTCCACTTAATCAAGTTACAAATCCAAGTTACTATATATCTGAAAATGGTGTATTAAAGCACTTTATAACATCTGATTTAAAAGGAACGCCTGGCTTTGGAACAACAATAACAATTGGTAAAGCTCCATCATATTTAAAAAATGGGGTAAGATATTTAAGTTATGACGGACATTATTTTTATAATGGAACTAATATAGAGCAAGGCTTAGATAAATTAATAGGAGATTTACAAAAAAACACACATGGTAATGCTGTAAATGCAAATAATCCTTATTATAACTATTTTAACTATCTTCCTTTTAGAAGTAAGACAAATTATACTTCAGCACAATTAGATAGTTTTATAAATGCAAAGACAGAAGCAAATTCTAAACTTAGAGGTACTGGTGCCGCATTTATTGCAGCTCAAAATAAATATGGAGTAAATGCTTTATTAGCGTTAGGTGTTGCAATTAATGAATCAAATTGGGGAAGGTCAAGTATTGCTCAATCAAAAAACAATATATTTGGTTTAAATGCAATAGATTCAAACCCTGGACAAGCAGCTGATAGTTTTGCTAAGGTTGCTGATAGTATAAATGATTTTGCGAAAAATTACATTTCGAGAGGCTATGCGGATCCAGCAGACTGGAGATATTATGGTGGCTTTTTAGGAAACAAGGCTCATGGTGCAAATATTAAATATGCATCAGATCCATACTGGGGTGAAAAAGCTAGTCAATATGCATTTTTAGCAGATTATCATTTATCTGGTAATAATTTAAATAATTTACAAGATAATGATTACTATCAATTAGCAATATATACTTCAGCAAATACTGTTAAATCCTCAAATGGAACTTTACTTTATAAGGTTATAGATAATTATAATGAGTATGCTGCATATGTAGGAACACCAGTAATAATTAATTCTAAGAATGGTTCTTCTTATGAAATATATCCCGAGAGAAATACTCCTGTAAATAATGGAGGATATGCTAATAAGTATCATGGAAATTATAATTTCGAAGATAAGGGATATATAAGTGTTAATGGTGTACAATTTATTAATGAACCAATTCAAGTTGGCAAATGGATTTCAAAAGATGGGAAATGGTACTATGAATATAGAAATGGTGTAAAAGCAACAATGTGGAAAGAAATCAATGGAAAATGGTATTATTTCTATAATGATGGAACTATGGCAACAGGTTGGTTAAATTATGATGGAAAATGGTATTACTTCTGGCCAAGTAGTGGAAGTATGGCAGCAGGAAGTTGGGTTAAAGATAACGGCTATTGGTATTACTTAACTAATAATGGAGTAATGGCTACTGGATGGATAGAAGATAAAGGATATAAATATTATCTATGGGGTGGCGGAAGCATGGCAACCGGCTGGGTTAAAGATGGCGGAAACTGGTACTATTTCTGGGACGGTGGAAGCATGGCGACTGGCTGGGTTAAATATAAGGACTATTGGTATTATATGAAGAGCGATGGATCAATGGCAACAGGCTGGCAATATATCGGCGGAAATTGGTATTACTTCTGGGGCGGCGGAAGCATGGCTGCAGGAAGTTGGATACAAGATAATGGAAAATGGTATTACCTAAATTCTAATGGAGTTTTACAATAAGTTTTAATAGTAAAAAGGAGCTGTCGCATTAGTGGATTAAAATCCGTTAGCGATAGCTCCTTTTTCTATTCTATAAATTAACTTTTTAGGTGTTATTTTTATTTGCATGTAAATCAACTAAAAATAGGCGCACTTCAATAAGCCTCAGAAAAAAAGCTTTTTTAAAATTTAACTTATGAGGCTTTCTTCAATTCAAATAAGTGCTTACCAGTGCGGCCCGCTTGTATTTTACTATGTAATTTATTTATATTGTGTGCCATTGCAAGAAGTATACTTTCTGCTAATACATTCTTTTGCCCACGACACATAAATCTTCTGAAATTCATGTCTTGTTTTATTTGTGCAAAAGAACCTTCTGCTTGAATACTTCTGTTCATTCTAAGCAAGCAACCTTCTTCGCTTAGAATTCTTTCTAAATCAGACTTTCTTTGGCGATTAAACTTTTTTGATGTTTCAAATCTTTTTACTCTTTCTTCCAAAGGAGTTTTACAATTATTCCCTTTGATGCAACTACTCTTGTAAGTGCAATCATTGCAATCTTCACAAACATAAATTGTCTTTTCACTTTCATATCCTGTTTTAGATTTTCTAATTTTTATATTTTCAGCCTTTAACTGCTTACCATTTCGGCATATGTAGAAATCTTTTTCTTCATTGTAATCCATGTTTTCTATTTTACCGATATCATTTTTATATTTTCTTGTTTTTGATATTTCATAATTAGATGGCTTAATAAATGCTATTTGATTATTTTCTTCAATAAATGAATAGTTCTCCTCACTTTCATATCCAGCATCTGCAACTATTTTTAAGTATTTAAATTTTAAGTTTTCT from Clostridium isatidis harbors:
- a CDS encoding glucosaminidase domain-containing protein — translated: MNRKRINARLSSVLVGILLFSQISVGAVQNTVEESAKENEIQETDDEIIKDVIIDDIVITQETNKENEAKEESTIRDTYDNTASEEELIGEKYEVKKDSSADYLPRLEVYEEESFNLKQQSFLNMQDTEKLEKKTDADYEIALAHEDGTYSFVGSAENFEEAMDKVETIEEEVLNEVVADPMSTASKSFKVQALGEINKSSYSSIDVNNVIASYVSSEANNGAVPVILNSTGNVVYSTKSMGRILKHIDGKIYPYFDKNTDLYSDASLTKVFNYINQGYVDDVPIIEDKGTSAKILVSGYTGWINKNEGSGNYDMIVVPLNQVTNPSYYISENGVLKHFITSDLKGTPGFGTTITIGKAPSYLKNGVRYLSYDGHYFYNGTNIEQGLDKLIGDLQKNTHGNAVNANNPYYNYFNYLPFRSKTNYTSAQLDSFINAKTEANSKLRGTGAAFIAAQNKYGVNALLALGVAINESNWGRSSIAQSKNNIFGLNAIDSNPGQAADSFAKVADSINDFAKNYISRGYADPADWRYYGGFLGNKAHGANIKYASDPYWGEKASQYAFLADYHLSGNNLNNLQDNDYYQLAIYTSANTVKSSNGTLLYKVIDNYNEYAAYVGTPVIINSKNGSSYEIYPERNTPVNNGGYANKYHGNYNFEDKGYISVNGVQFINEPIQVGKWISKDGKWYYEYRNGVKATMWKEINGKWYYFYNDGTMATGWLNYDGKWYYFWPSSGSMAAGSWVKDNGYWYYLTNNGVMATGWIEDKGYKYYLWGGGSMATGWVKDGGNWYYFWDGGSMATGWVKYKDYWYYMKSDGSMATGWQYIGGNWYYFWGGGSMAAGSWIQDNGKWYYLNSNGVLQ